One Porphyromonas pogonae genomic region harbors:
- the mutL gene encoding DNA mismatch repair endonuclease MutL: MSDIIHLLPDSIANQIAAGEVIQRPASVVKELLENSVDAGATKIRLDISEAGREVIKVSDNGKGMSPNDARMAFERHATSKISDIEGLFKLKTMGFRGEALASIAAVAQVELTTKQSEAQLGTLLTIHGSEVQHIEPVTASEGTIFTVRNLFYNVPARRKFLKTNDTEFRHIMTEFERVALVNPEISFSVYNSGQLVQELPAASLRGRILSIMGGKLDKDLLPVSLQSPLANVSGYVGRPEGARKRGANQFFFVNGRFMRHPYFHKALMMAYEQLIPVGASPNYFIYFNLDPALIDVNIHPTKTEIKFADEKAIWQLLIGIVRETLSSSVAMPSIDFEQSHLIDIPVYKGRTEESLKMPGMGLKGDYNPFSRSSGSVTSPNTLNRPFRPRTEPQIDWADLKSDFEKDGEIILPSDNIDSMPQSIPDKEDNLFEEEILDSTSESVYETKAVSLTPVALDNVGKNAFCYLYKNRYVVTTLSRGLALIDYQRAQKRVLYEQFLSDSASGALEQQQLMFPEIIEFPLRNVSTAEKVMDEMSSLGFDFSPLGQGTYSVLSAPSLIITEAVEVVRDIIDTTIDTGKTGAEQLMELIALKIADYKSRSISKCVCLDDAEILLAQLFASEEPTFTPDGKLIISIINETDIDKMFS, from the coding sequence ATGAGTGATATAATACATCTTTTACCGGATAGCATTGCCAATCAGATTGCAGCCGGTGAGGTTATTCAACGTCCGGCTTCTGTGGTTAAGGAATTACTTGAAAACTCAGTAGATGCAGGTGCTACCAAAATACGCTTAGACATCAGTGAAGCCGGAAGAGAAGTCATCAAGGTGTCGGATAATGGCAAAGGTATGTCTCCCAATGATGCTCGTATGGCTTTTGAACGCCATGCGACATCTAAGATATCTGACATAGAAGGGCTTTTTAAACTTAAAACTATGGGTTTCAGAGGTGAGGCCTTGGCTTCTATTGCTGCGGTAGCACAAGTGGAGCTTACCACTAAGCAGTCTGAGGCGCAGCTAGGCACTTTACTTACGATACATGGAAGTGAGGTACAGCATATAGAACCTGTAACAGCTTCTGAAGGCACTATTTTTACTGTAAGGAATCTTTTTTATAACGTACCGGCACGCCGTAAATTCCTTAAGACTAATGATACCGAATTCAGGCATATTATGACGGAATTTGAGCGTGTCGCCTTGGTCAATCCTGAAATATCTTTTTCTGTTTATAATAGTGGACAGTTGGTACAAGAACTCCCTGCAGCCTCTTTGCGAGGGCGTATCTTGAGTATTATGGGAGGAAAGTTGGATAAAGATCTGTTGCCGGTAAGTCTGCAAAGTCCATTAGCTAATGTAAGCGGATATGTGGGGCGGCCTGAAGGTGCACGTAAAAGAGGTGCTAATCAATTCTTCTTCGTCAACGGAAGGTTTATGCGCCATCCTTATTTTCATAAAGCTCTCATGATGGCATATGAGCAACTTATACCTGTAGGTGCATCACCGAATTATTTTATTTATTTCAATTTGGATCCGGCACTTATTGATGTCAATATACACCCCACCAAGACCGAGATCAAATTTGCTGATGAAAAGGCCATTTGGCAGTTGCTTATCGGTATTGTAAGAGAAACGCTCAGTTCATCTGTGGCTATGCCTTCTATTGATTTTGAACAAAGTCATCTTATTGATATCCCCGTTTATAAGGGACGTACTGAAGAATCTTTGAAGATGCCCGGCATGGGCTTAAAAGGTGATTATAATCCTTTTAGTCGTTCTTCTGGATCCGTTACTTCGCCTAATACACTTAATCGTCCTTTCCGTCCGCGTACGGAGCCTCAGATTGATTGGGCTGACCTGAAAAGTGATTTCGAGAAAGATGGAGAGATAATTTTACCATCGGACAATATTGATAGCATGCCTCAAAGCATACCAGATAAAGAGGATAATTTATTTGAAGAGGAGATATTAGACTCTACTTCTGAGTCTGTCTATGAAACTAAGGCAGTCTCGCTTACTCCTGTTGCATTGGATAATGTAGGGAAAAATGCTTTTTGCTATTTGTATAAGAATAGATATGTTGTTACGACCTTGAGCCGTGGTTTGGCTCTGATAGATTATCAGCGGGCACAAAAAAGAGTCCTTTATGAACAGTTTTTATCTGATTCTGCCAGTGGAGCCCTGGAGCAACAGCAGCTTATGTTTCCTGAGATTATAGAATTCCCACTCCGTAATGTCTCAACAGCGGAGAAGGTGATGGACGAAATGTCTTCATTAGGATTCGATTTCTCTCCTTTGGGACAAGGGACCTATTCGGTGCTTTCTGCACCTTCTCTTATTATAACAGAGGCTGTAGAGGTTGTAAGAGATATTATCGATACAACTATTGACACCGGTAAAACGGGTGCAGAGCAACTAATGGAACTTATAGCACTCAAGATTGCTGACTATAAATCCCGGTCAATAAGTAAATGTGTTTGCTTGGATGATGCTGAGATATTACTGGCACAACTCTTTGCTTCGGAAGAACCAACCTTTACTCCTGATGGGAAGCTTATCATATCCATTATAAACGAAACAGATATAGATAAAATGTTTAGTTGA
- a CDS encoding phosphoribosyltransferase, with protein MEQVKVKDYTFELYLKHEVIQQAINEMAVKIKADFKGKDPLFVCIMNGSFMFAAELMLAIDESYEVAFARYSSYEGTSSTMQLKEIMPVTQSLEGRTVVVLEDLIDTGYTMQCVKDRFLNLGAKEVYIAAMLIKPEALLCDVKTDYIALEIENKFIVGHGLDYDGFGRMYKDIYQLKQE; from the coding sequence ATGGAGCAGGTTAAAGTAAAAGACTATACTTTTGAGCTATACCTTAAGCATGAGGTTATCCAACAAGCCATCAATGAGATGGCTGTAAAAATAAAGGCTGATTTCAAGGGTAAAGATCCTTTGTTCGTGTGTATTATGAACGGATCCTTTATGTTTGCGGCAGAGTTGATGTTGGCTATTGATGAGAGTTACGAGGTGGCTTTTGCTCGTTACTCCAGTTATGAGGGAACATCAAGTACAATGCAATTGAAAGAAATTATGCCCGTAACACAGTCACTTGAAGGGCGCACAGTTGTAGTGCTTGAAGATCTTATTGACACGGGTTATACTATGCAGTGTGTCAAAGATAGATTCCTGAATCTTGGTGCTAAAGAAGTCTATATTGCAGCAATGTTGATCAAGCCTGAGGCTTTGTTATGTGACGTAAAGACGGATTATATTGCGTTGGAAATAGAAAACAAATTCATTGTAGGGCATGGATTGGACTATGATGGCTTTGGACGAATGTACAAAGATATTTATCAGCTGAAGCAAGAGTGA
- a CDS encoding adenylate kinase → MLNLIIFGAPGSGKGTQSEELISKYGFDHVSTGDLLRAEMKAESELGKTAKQYIDNGQLVPDSLIIDMIEKVLEEKKPQKGLILDGFPRTVAQAEALGELLAKHDTRVHAVIDLQVPEEELIDRLLKRGLESGRSDDNLETIQKRLHVYHAQTAPIAEYYASKGTHNAILGTGSIEDISHRISEVIDKL, encoded by the coding sequence ATGTTGAATTTGATTATTTTCGGTGCTCCCGGTTCGGGCAAAGGCACACAAAGTGAAGAGTTGATAAGTAAATATGGCTTTGACCATGTATCGACGGGAGATTTACTTCGCGCCGAAATGAAAGCAGAAAGCGAGCTGGGAAAGACCGCCAAGCAATATATTGACAATGGGCAGTTGGTTCCGGACTCTTTGATTATTGATATGATAGAAAAGGTGCTTGAGGAAAAGAAACCTCAAAAAGGCCTTATTCTTGATGGCTTTCCTAGAACAGTGGCTCAGGCTGAAGCCTTGGGCGAGTTACTTGCCAAGCATGATACACGTGTGCATGCTGTAATAGACTTGCAAGTTCCGGAGGAAGAACTGATCGATAGGCTTTTGAAGAGAGGTTTGGAAAGTGGACGTAGTGATGATAATTTGGAAACAATACAAAAGAGACTTCATGTTTATCATGCACAAACAGCTCCAATAGCAGAATATTATGCCTCAAAAGGGACTCATAATGCTATTTTAGGTACAGGGTCTATTGAGGACATCTCACATCGCATAAGTGAAGTTATCGATAAACTTTAA
- the obgE gene encoding GTPase ObgE — translation MAAESNFVDYVKIYCRSGKGGRGSSHFRREKYIPKGGPDGGDGGRGGHIYLRANRNYWTLLHLKYDRHILATAGKSGSAKRSTGGDGEDRVIEVPTGTVVYDAETGEFICDLTEHEQQVMLLRGGKGGKGNTHFKTSTNQAPRYAQPGEPARERTIILQLKMLADVGLVGLPNAGKSTLLSVITAAKPKIANYPFTTLEPNLGIVSYRDNKSFVMADIPGIIEGASEGKGLGLRFLRHIERNALLLFMIPADTQHIREEYELLLSELVKYNEDLVGKRKVLAITKCDLIDEELQEMLKAELPEGLPIVFISSVAHMGLDKLKDTLWQELNRETKHEAQRIVHKPMDITSLQWDDEDDFIPKSDEQDDDEWDEADEDFEFELEEEGEDSIYPETDDEGKK, via the coding sequence ATGGCAGCAGAGTCAAATTTTGTTGATTATGTAAAAATATATTGTCGTTCGGGAAAGGGCGGTAGAGGATCTTCTCATTTTAGGAGAGAGAAATATATACCCAAAGGAGGTCCCGATGGAGGTGATGGTGGCCGAGGAGGGCATATATACCTGCGTGCAAACAGAAATTACTGGACTTTGCTGCATCTCAAATATGACAGACATATTCTAGCGACCGCAGGAAAGTCAGGAAGTGCCAAAAGAAGCACCGGTGGTGATGGAGAAGACAGGGTCATAGAAGTGCCAACGGGCACTGTAGTATATGATGCAGAGACCGGGGAGTTTATCTGTGATCTTACTGAGCATGAACAGCAGGTAATGTTGTTGCGTGGGGGTAAGGGCGGAAAAGGCAATACTCACTTCAAAACATCAACTAATCAGGCTCCGAGATATGCTCAGCCGGGTGAACCTGCGCGCGAACGTACAATTATACTTCAACTCAAAATGCTTGCTGATGTAGGTCTTGTCGGTTTGCCCAATGCGGGTAAATCTACATTGTTGTCTGTTATTACAGCGGCAAAGCCTAAGATTGCCAATTATCCTTTTACTACACTCGAACCCAATTTGGGTATTGTATCATATCGGGATAATAAGTCTTTCGTAATGGCTGATATTCCGGGCATTATAGAAGGAGCTTCAGAGGGTAAAGGTTTGGGATTGAGATTTCTTAGACATATTGAGCGCAATGCTTTACTCCTCTTTATGATACCGGCGGATACACAGCATATTCGTGAAGAATACGAGTTGTTGCTCAGTGAGTTGGTCAAGTACAATGAAGATCTTGTAGGTAAGCGCAAGGTATTGGCTATAACTAAGTGTGACCTCATTGATGAAGAGCTGCAAGAGATGCTCAAAGCTGAGTTGCCTGAGGGATTACCTATTGTTTTTATCTCTTCAGTTGCACACATGGGACTTGACAAGCTTAAAGATACATTATGGCAAGAGCTCAATCGTGAAACAAAGCATGAAGCCCAGCGTATAGTGCATAAACCAATGGATATAACATCTCTTCAGTGGGATGATGAGGATGATTTTATACCGAAGTCTGATGAACAAGACGATGATGAATGGGATGAGGCAGATGAAGATTTTGAATTTGAGTTGGAAGAAGAAGGAGAAGACTCTATATATCCTGAAACAGATGATGAGGGCAAGAAATAG
- a CDS encoding B3/B4 domain-containing protein — translation MTVPNITFDPQVLTLCAGFRVGVIRFDIQGTKDTDLLYNDFDDCGIGMKRYNVSDLKERPAIKATRLAYKAFGKDPNRYRPAAEQLGRRLLNDLGLYRVSPLVDFGNLISLSTGFSVGLFDFETIQMPILFRVGIDNDVFEGIGRGIMNIAGLPVYCDEHGPFATPTSDHERTKIQQYTSKVLMFINDFGSQSFSTDRDLLADALAEVKLMLPKYFDVVAFETNIESPVL, via the coding sequence ATGACTGTACCTAATATAACTTTTGACCCTCAGGTCTTAACCCTTTGTGCCGGTTTTAGAGTGGGGGTAATACGTTTTGATATTCAAGGAACCAAGGATACGGACTTACTTTACAACGATTTTGATGACTGCGGTATCGGAATGAAAAGGTATAATGTATCAGATCTAAAAGAACGTCCGGCTATTAAAGCCACACGTCTGGCATATAAAGCATTCGGTAAGGACCCCAATCGTTATAGACCAGCTGCTGAGCAGTTGGGCAGGCGTTTGTTGAATGATTTGGGGTTGTATCGCGTAAGTCCCCTGGTCGATTTTGGGAATCTTATTTCGCTATCCACAGGTTTTTCTGTAGGATTGTTCGATTTCGAGACCATACAAATGCCTATTTTATTCAGGGTGGGCATAGATAATGATGTGTTTGAAGGTATAGGTCGAGGTATAATGAATATAGCGGGACTACCGGTATATTGTGATGAGCATGGTCCTTTTGCTACTCCTACCAGTGATCATGAGCGTACTAAGATTCAGCAATATACTTCAAAGGTTTTGATGTTCATAAATGATTTTGGTTCTCAGTCTTTTTCAACTGATAGAGACCTCTTGGCAGATGCTCTTGCCGAGGTTAAACTTATGTTGCCAAAATACTTTGATGTTGTTGCGTTTGAAACAAATATTGAATCTCCAGTGTTATAA
- a CDS encoding winged helix-turn-helix domain-containing protein encodes MVQKIGENAGCVWRALNDFGKMDVKQLKKVTKIRLDKDLYAALGWLAKEGKLNFEDDGDDLKISVIY; translated from the coding sequence ATGGTTCAGAAAATTGGAGAAAATGCAGGATGTGTGTGGAGAGCACTGAACGATTTTGGGAAGATGGACGTAAAACAACTCAAGAAAGTGACCAAAATCAGGTTGGATAAGGACCTCTATGCGGCTTTAGGCTGGCTGGCAAAAGAGGGGAAATTGAATTTTGAGGATGATGGAGATGACTTGAAAATATCCGTTATTTATTAA
- the rimP gene encoding ribosome assembly cofactor RimP — protein sequence MVQQALIKTLVDEFIQTHGVDLFPVDVVVHPGNRIVVEVDNEKGVFIDDCVALSKYIESKLEREVEDFELEVGSCGLTSPFKVLRQYTKNIDGEIEVLRKGGVKEKGILKSADDDKITLHVERMVKPEGEKRKRKVEALIEIPMSEILQAKRVIKI from the coding sequence ATGGTACAACAGGCATTAATAAAGACCCTTGTCGATGAGTTTATACAAACTCATGGAGTGGATTTGTTCCCAGTGGATGTAGTAGTCCATCCCGGCAATAGGATTGTGGTCGAAGTTGATAATGAAAAAGGTGTTTTTATTGACGACTGTGTAGCACTAAGTAAATATATTGAGTCCAAGTTGGAGCGTGAAGTGGAAGACTTCGAATTGGAAGTCGGCTCTTGTGGTTTGACCTCACCGTTCAAAGTCCTTCGCCAGTATACCAAGAATATTGATGGTGAGATTGAGGTATTGAGAAAAGGTGGAGTCAAAGAAAAAGGAATACTCAAGTCTGCAGATGATGATAAAATAACATTGCATGTAGAGCGTATGGTAAAGCCTGAAGGAGAGAAGAGAAAACGAAAAGTTGAAGCGTTGATTGAGATTCCGATGTCAGAGATACTTCAAGCAAAACGAGTAATAAAGATTTAA
- the nusA gene encoding transcription termination factor NusA, translating into MAKKEETVSLIDSLAEFKELKSIDKETMIHVLEDSFRNVLAKMFGSDENFDVIINPEKGDFEIWRTRVVVEDGAVSDASKEVGLTESHVIDPEAEVGDEVTDSVNFAAFGRRAVLNLRQALSSKILELQKSNFYNVFSQKVGELVSAEVYQVWKREALLIDDEGNELLMPKNEQIPGDFFRKGETVHAVIERVENENNNPKVILSRTSGDFLKRLLELNVPEIADGLITVRAVARVPGERAKIAVESYDDRIDPVGACVGMNGSRIRGIVRELKGENIDVTTYTSNPILFIQRALSPAKVSAISLIEDEQRAEVYLRPDEVPLAIGKNASNLKLASLLTGYRIEVFRDVENQGEEDIYLDEFSDEIDAWVIDVLKNIGCTTAKSVLRKTREELIKTTDLEESTIDNVLDILKAEFSDMDEESTDDSEENSNHEIPEEGAAEAVEDEEIEKP; encoded by the coding sequence ATGGCCAAAAAGGAAGAAACTGTCAGCTTAATTGATTCGTTAGCTGAATTTAAAGAGCTTAAGAGTATTGATAAAGAGACAATGATTCACGTCTTGGAAGACTCTTTCCGCAATGTATTGGCGAAGATGTTCGGTTCTGACGAGAATTTTGACGTAATTATCAATCCTGAGAAAGGTGACTTTGAGATCTGGCGTACTCGCGTTGTTGTTGAAGACGGAGCAGTGAGTGATGCCAGTAAAGAAGTCGGTCTTACAGAATCCCATGTGATTGACCCTGAAGCTGAAGTTGGTGATGAGGTTACTGATTCGGTGAACTTTGCTGCTTTTGGCCGTAGAGCTGTATTGAATTTAAGACAAGCTTTGTCAAGTAAAATACTTGAATTGCAAAAGAGTAATTTCTATAATGTATTTTCACAAAAAGTGGGAGAGCTTGTTTCTGCCGAGGTATACCAAGTCTGGAAGCGTGAAGCATTGCTTATTGACGATGAAGGTAATGAGTTGCTTATGCCCAAGAACGAACAGATCCCCGGGGATTTTTTCAGAAAAGGTGAAACTGTTCATGCTGTTATTGAGCGCGTCGAGAACGAAAATAATAACCCTAAAGTTATTTTGTCTCGCACTAGCGGAGATTTTTTGAAAAGACTATTGGAGCTCAATGTGCCGGAAATAGCCGATGGACTTATTACAGTAAGAGCTGTGGCTCGTGTACCTGGAGAAAGAGCTAAGATTGCTGTTGAGTCTTATGACGACCGTATTGATCCTGTGGGAGCTTGTGTCGGCATGAACGGTTCACGTATCAGAGGTATTGTAAGAGAGCTCAAAGGCGAGAATATTGATGTTACCACCTATACATCCAATCCGATATTGTTTATACAGAGAGCGTTGAGCCCGGCCAAAGTTTCCGCTATCTCTTTGATTGAAGATGAGCAGAGAGCAGAGGTTTATTTGCGTCCTGATGAAGTGCCATTAGCTATAGGCAAGAATGCTTCAAACTTAAAATTGGCTTCATTGCTCACCGGTTACAGAATAGAAGTATTCCGTGATGTCGAAAACCAAGGAGAGGAAGATATTTACTTAGATGAATTCTCGGATGAAATCGATGCATGGGTAATTGATGTTCTCAAGAATATTGGTTGTACTACAGCTAAATCTGTTTTGCGTAAAACTCGTGAAGAGTTGATCAAAACAACTGACTTGGAAGAGTCTACTATTGATAATGTATTAGATATTCTCAAAGCAGAGTTTAGCGATATGGATGAAGAGTCTACTGATGATAGTGAAGAAAACTCTAATCATGAAATTCCTGAAGAAGGTGCCGCGGAGGCTGTAGAAGATGAAGAGATTGAAAAACCTTAA
- the infB gene encoding translation initiation factor IF-2, with protein sequence MSKIKLFSLAKELNVGVASLTESLQKKGFEVETGNPNVRIGRSEFDLLLQEFGKNLSKTEKERICKKFLRDDSSASPHSTVDNNQNNTHSVSSDKTGNTAPVGSKVQEIATVVPEDLKPKINIKGHLNDQKDLKQNEAVKTDSNKPIVEKSDALEAKPLQKQAEKVQEVKQTGADTSKNIEASPKEPLKEVQKKETVKEEKKSSTPIQNKSVHAESIPNKTVQEPKNNLENKDLKSKKYSDQSKQGHMKNHSHQATNEKPDSKPTNQERSDKPKVTVKTSPSDQGGATKEPEIFRISSSKPEPSVKVVGKIDLSSINDSTRPKKKTKEERNKEKNAEGEARKKRKRINKNAVDIKSEAAKAAENSRNAQKNKPRNNNAGGNAGGANNNSGGGAQHPSHTNQNAANKNRRNNNRRPAPKPVVTEEDVQKQVKETLARLTSKKTMTGKGAKYRKDKREAARSAAQDALDQTAIDSKTIKLTEFVTVSDLANLMDVPVNQVIATCMNLGVMVSINMRLDAETINIVADEFGYKTEFVSADVVESIGQEDEIDTEEDLVPRPPIVTVMGHVDHGKTSLLDRIRNTNVIAGEAGGITQHIGAYNLTLTNGKRITFLDTPGHEAFTAMRARGAKVTDIAIIIVAADDDVMPQTKEAINHAAAAGVPIVFAINKIDKPGANTDKIKEQLANMNYLVEDWGGKYQCQEISAKQGLHIEELLEKVLLEAEMLDLKANPSKKAVGSVIESSLDKGRGYTSTVLVQNGTLRMGDIVLAGTHHGKIKAMFNERNQRIDSAGPSEPVLILGLDGAPTSGDNFNVLDSEQEARNIANKREQLQREQDNRTKKGLTLEELARRRALGNFQELNIIIKGDVDGSVEALSDSLIRLSTEEIQVNVIHKGVGQISESDVVLAAASSAIIVGFQVRPSQAARRQAEREGVEIRTYSIIYDTIEDVKSAMEGMLSPEIKEQVTANIEVRQVFKVSKVGTIAGCMVIEGKVKRTNKIRLIRDGIVKYSGELGSLKRFKDDAKEVPMGLECGLNIEGYNDIMEGDIIEAYDEIEVKKTLNV encoded by the coding sequence ATGTCAAAAATAAAGTTGTTTAGTTTAGCAAAAGAATTGAATGTAGGAGTAGCATCACTTACGGAATCTTTGCAAAAAAAAGGATTCGAAGTTGAGACCGGAAATCCTAATGTTCGTATCGGCAGAAGTGAATTTGATCTGCTGCTTCAGGAGTTTGGAAAAAACTTATCAAAAACTGAAAAAGAGAGAATTTGCAAGAAGTTTTTGAGAGATGACAGCAGTGCTTCCCCTCATTCTACTGTGGATAATAATCAAAATAATACTCATTCTGTATCAAGTGATAAAACTGGCAATACAGCCCCTGTTGGATCTAAAGTACAAGAAATTGCTACAGTGGTGCCTGAAGATCTAAAACCTAAAATTAATATCAAAGGTCATTTGAATGATCAGAAGGATTTAAAGCAAAATGAGGCTGTAAAAACTGATAGTAATAAGCCTATTGTAGAGAAATCTGATGCTTTAGAAGCTAAACCTTTGCAAAAGCAGGCTGAAAAGGTTCAAGAGGTAAAACAAACCGGAGCTGATACATCCAAAAACATAGAGGCCTCACCCAAAGAACCTCTGAAGGAAGTTCAGAAAAAAGAGACTGTCAAGGAAGAGAAGAAATCTTCTACTCCTATTCAAAATAAATCTGTTCACGCAGAATCTATCCCTAATAAAACGGTTCAAGAGCCGAAAAACAATTTGGAAAATAAAGATTTAAAATCTAAGAAATATTCAGATCAGAGTAAGCAGGGTCATATGAAAAACCATTCACATCAGGCCACTAATGAGAAGCCCGATAGTAAACCAACGAATCAAGAGAGGTCGGATAAACCCAAAGTAACAGTAAAGACTAGTCCATCTGACCAAGGAGGAGCGACAAAAGAGCCTGAGATTTTTCGCATCAGTTCATCAAAACCGGAGCCATCTGTCAAAGTTGTAGGCAAGATTGACCTAAGTAGTATCAATGATTCTACACGTCCTAAGAAGAAGACTAAAGAAGAGAGGAATAAAGAGAAAAATGCAGAAGGCGAAGCTCGCAAGAAACGCAAACGCATCAATAAAAATGCAGTCGATATAAAATCGGAAGCAGCAAAAGCTGCTGAGAATAGTCGCAATGCACAGAAAAATAAGCCTCGTAACAACAACGCAGGTGGTAATGCGGGAGGAGCCAATAATAACTCGGGAGGTGGAGCTCAGCATCCTTCTCATACCAACCAGAATGCTGCTAATAAGAATCGCAGAAATAATAATAGACGCCCCGCCCCAAAGCCTGTTGTAACGGAAGAAGATGTACAAAAGCAGGTAAAAGAAACATTGGCAAGACTTACCAGTAAGAAAACAATGACCGGTAAGGGCGCCAAATACCGTAAGGACAAACGTGAAGCTGCTCGTTCTGCTGCTCAGGACGCCTTGGATCAGACAGCTATTGATAGCAAAACTATCAAGCTTACAGAATTTGTAACTGTGAGTGATTTGGCCAATCTTATGGATGTGCCGGTAAATCAGGTTATCGCTACTTGTATGAATCTCGGTGTTATGGTTTCTATCAATATGAGACTTGATGCTGAAACGATCAATATTGTAGCGGATGAGTTTGGATACAAGACCGAATTTGTAAGTGCTGATGTAGTAGAAAGTATCGGACAGGAAGATGAGATCGATACTGAAGAGGATTTGGTACCTCGTCCTCCTATCGTAACAGTCATGGGACACGTCGATCATGGTAAGACATCGTTGCTGGATAGAATTAGAAACACCAACGTTATTGCCGGTGAGGCAGGAGGTATCACCCAGCATATCGGAGCTTATAATCTTACTTTGACCAACGGAAAAAGAATTACCTTCCTTGATACTCCCGGTCACGAAGCATTTACAGCCATGCGTGCTCGCGGGGCTAAGGTTACAGATATTGCTATCATTATAGTTGCTGCCGATGATGATGTGATGCCTCAAACCAAAGAAGCTATCAATCATGCTGCAGCGGCAGGTGTTCCTATTGTCTTTGCTATTAATAAGATTGATAAACCCGGAGCCAATACCGACAAAATCAAAGAGCAACTTGCTAACATGAATTATCTTGTTGAAGATTGGGGCGGTAAGTACCAGTGTCAAGAGATATCAGCCAAGCAGGGGCTTCACATTGAAGAGCTTCTGGAAAAAGTGTTATTGGAAGCAGAAATGCTGGATCTTAAGGCCAATCCTTCCAAGAAGGCTGTGGGTTCTGTGATAGAGTCTTCTCTTGACAAAGGGCGTGGATATACATCTACAGTTCTTGTCCAGAATGGAACACTTCGTATGGGAGATATTGTTCTTGCTGGTACTCACCATGGTAAGATAAAGGCTATGTTTAATGAGAGAAACCAAAGAATCGATAGTGCCGGGCCAAGTGAGCCGGTTCTTATCCTAGGCTTGGATGGTGCACCCACATCGGGAGATAACTTCAACGTTCTTGATTCTGAGCAAGAGGCTCGTAATATTGCCAATAAAAGAGAGCAACTCCAACGTGAACAAGATAATAGAACCAAAAAAGGGCTTACTCTTGAGGAATTGGCTCGCCGTAGAGCACTTGGTAATTTCCAAGAACTTAATATTATTATCAAAGGTGACGTGGATGGTTCTGTAGAAGCCTTGTCTGACTCTTTGATCAGACTGTCTACCGAAGAGATTCAGGTCAATGTTATCCACAAGGGAGTAGGACAGATATCAGAGTCTGATGTTGTTTTAGCAGCAGCTTCTTCTGCTATTATAGTTGGTTTCCAAGTAAGACCCAGCCAAGCTGCACGTCGCCAAGCTGAGCGTGAGGGAGTAGAGATCAGGACATACAGTATTATCTATGATACCATAGAAGATGTGAAATCAGCTATGGAAGGTATGCTTTCTCCTGAAATCAAAGAACAGGTTACTGCAAATATTGAAGTACGACAAGTTTTCAAAGTATCCAAAGTCGGTACTATTGCAGGATGTATGGTTATTGAAGGTAAGGTCAAACGTACCAACAAGATCCGTCTCATAAGGGATGGTATTGTGAAATATTCAGGAGAACTTGGTTCTCTCAAGAGATTTAAGGATGATGCTAAGGAAGTTCCTATGGGGCTTGAGTGTGGTCTGAATATCGAAGGTTATAACGATATTATGGAGGGGGATATCATCGAAGCATATGATGAAATCGAGGTTAAGAAAACTCTCAACGTGTAA
- a CDS encoding CvpA family protein has protein sequence MNWLDLVLIIIIGWFTVKGFLKGAVKQILGIAIFIIALRESWRLQPWVETNILPVFNVTGSMVKPFSILLSFVFFVIIGTIIGYFLIQIPKLGFLGFINHLVGGLCGFIITVLVIGYISLGFDKIVPARSSAYDAQPAKTDSRVESKFYYKIQHLVKDIERVAGKKDHQENGTGAFAPSTRDEL, from the coding sequence ATGAATTGGTTAGATTTAGTACTTATCATTATTATAGGTTGGTTTACAGTCAAGGGTTTTCTCAAAGGTGCAGTCAAGCAAATACTGGGAATTGCTATTTTCATTATAGCCTTGCGTGAAAGTTGGAGGCTCCAGCCGTGGGTGGAAACAAATATATTACCTGTTTTTAATGTAACAGGTTCTATGGTCAAACCCTTTAGCATCCTTTTGTCCTTTGTCTTTTTTGTGATTATTGGGACAATTATAGGATACTTTCTTATCCAAATACCCAAATTAGGTTTTCTGGGTTTTATCAATCATTTAGTTGGTGGTCTATGCGGCTTTATTATTACTGTTTTGGTCATAGGCTATATCTCTTTGGGTTTTGATAAAATCGTGCCGGCAAGATCTTCTGCATATGATGCTCAGCCAGCCAAGACAGACTCTCGTGTAGAATCAAAATTCTACTATAAAATACAACACTTGGTCAAGGATATTGAACGTGTTGCAGGTAAAAAAGACCATCAAGAAAATGGAACAGGCGCTTTTGCTCCTAGTACAAGGGATGAATTATGA